One genomic segment of Microlunatus antarcticus includes these proteins:
- a CDS encoding MarR family winged helix-turn-helix transcriptional regulator produces the protein MEPEADERDGALDPLELRAWRGLIETTALLRRRSDQLLQADSGLSGSDYPVLVTLHEVGDEVVRSTELAERIGWEQSRLSHHLARMERRGLVERRRHAADNRGSEVFITDEGRAVFLAAARGHSRTVRTDFADVLSRPQLEALADAMETLAKHLTTSPVPGRATAD, from the coding sequence GTGGAACCCGAGGCCGACGAGCGCGACGGAGCGCTCGACCCGTTGGAGCTGCGGGCGTGGCGCGGGCTCATCGAGACCACGGCGCTGCTCCGGCGACGTTCCGACCAGCTGCTCCAGGCCGACTCCGGCCTCTCGGGCAGCGACTACCCCGTGCTGGTGACGCTGCACGAGGTCGGCGACGAGGTCGTCCGCTCGACGGAGCTGGCCGAGCGGATCGGCTGGGAGCAGAGCCGCCTCTCCCACCACCTCGCTCGCATGGAACGCCGCGGCCTCGTCGAGCGGCGTCGGCACGCGGCCGACAACCGCGGTTCCGAGGTGTTCATCACCGACGAGGGGCGCGCCGTCTTCCTCGCCGCCGCCCGAGGGCACTCGCGTACGGTCCGGACGGACTTCGCCGACGTGCTCAGCCGGCCGCAGCTCGAGGCGCTCGCGGACGCGATGGAGACGCTCGCGAAGCACTTGACGACCTCGCCCGTCCCTGGCCGGGCGACCGCCGACTGA
- a CDS encoding DUF202 domain-containing protein: MPDDLHGADPPPWDVGLQNERTGLAWQRTMLSGLACGLLVARLLAEVSLTLAVLAGVVALGAAAAFGAVALRRFRLNARALVAGRHLDDARPAALATVMLTLTALAAAGYVLLA; encoded by the coding sequence GTGCCCGACGACCTCCACGGCGCGGACCCGCCGCCCTGGGACGTTGGGCTGCAGAACGAACGCACCGGGCTGGCGTGGCAGCGGACGATGCTGTCCGGCCTCGCGTGCGGCCTCCTTGTCGCCCGGCTGCTGGCCGAGGTCTCGCTGACCCTCGCGGTCCTGGCCGGCGTCGTCGCGCTCGGTGCTGCCGCGGCCTTCGGCGCGGTCGCGCTGCGACGGTTCCGCCTCAACGCGCGCGCCCTGGTCGCGGGCCGCCACCTCGACGACGCACGTCCTGCCGCGCTGGCGACGGTCATGCTCACGCTGACGGCACTCGCGGCGGCCGGCTACGTGCTCCTGGCCTGA
- a CDS encoding tyrosine-type recombinase/integrase, whose amino-acid sequence MASIERRRGQRRDTSGRLREVVHYRVRYKDSRGHNHSETFPRLVDAERRRVEIAHELTTGTWHDRHRGDVTLRAWVADWLPSRHDLRATTQVRLEVTMKNQVLPRFGATALNDITNSDVRRWVIELMASGLSAATTRKAVFALRQALESAVADQRIMHNVALAVPLPSERSKPARYLSQTEVERLAAEVPPRDRALILVGAYAGLRWGEAAGLRRQDIDPLRSRIRVTGTAVELRGHVTLDNEPKTSRSKRTIPVARGVMRRIEQHLDEHVETSSDSLVFTAPAGGPLFRAWGQKVLQPAVCSAGLPGITFHGLRHSFVAIMVAAGCNVREVSEWAGHNSVAFTLTRYGGLFDDGTDQAIDRLDALLGPM is encoded by the coding sequence ATGGCCAGCATCGAGCGGCGCCGCGGCCAGCGACGCGATACGAGCGGCCGGCTGCGGGAGGTCGTCCACTACCGGGTCCGCTACAAGGACTCGCGCGGGCACAACCACAGCGAGACGTTCCCCCGCCTCGTCGACGCGGAGCGTCGCCGGGTGGAGATCGCGCACGAACTGACGACGGGCACCTGGCACGACCGCCACCGCGGTGACGTGACCCTTCGCGCTTGGGTCGCGGACTGGCTGCCGAGCCGGCACGACCTGCGGGCGACGACCCAGGTCCGGCTCGAGGTGACGATGAAGAACCAGGTCCTCCCCCGCTTCGGCGCCACAGCTCTGAACGACATCACCAACAGCGACGTCCGTCGCTGGGTCATCGAGCTCATGGCCTCGGGCTTGTCCGCGGCCACGACGCGCAAGGCCGTCTTCGCCCTCCGGCAGGCGCTTGAGTCTGCCGTCGCGGACCAGCGGATCATGCACAACGTCGCCCTCGCCGTTCCTCTGCCGTCAGAGCGGTCGAAGCCGGCTCGGTACCTCTCCCAGACCGAGGTCGAACGCTTGGCCGCGGAAGTTCCCCCACGTGACCGAGCCCTGATCCTCGTGGGGGCGTACGCCGGGCTGCGCTGGGGCGAAGCCGCCGGACTACGGCGTCAGGACATCGATCCGCTGCGCTCTCGTATCAGGGTCACCGGGACTGCGGTCGAGCTACGGGGTCACGTCACCCTCGACAACGAACCGAAGACCTCACGCTCGAAGCGAACCATCCCCGTGGCGCGCGGAGTGATGCGTCGGATCGAGCAGCACCTCGACGAGCACGTCGAAACCTCGAGCGACAGCCTGGTCTTCACCGCACCGGCCGGTGGACCGCTCTTCCGAGCCTGGGGTCAGAAGGTCCTCCAACCCGCCGTCTGCAGCGCAGGACTGCCAGGCATCACCTTCCACGGCCTGCGGCACAGCTTCGTCGCGATCATGGTCGCCGCCGGCTGCAACGTACGGGAGGTGTCCGAGTGGGCGGGCCACAACAGCGTGGCCTTCACGTTGACCCGGTACGGCGGTCTCTTCGACGACGGGACCGACCAGGCGATCGACCGCCTCGACGCTCTCTTGGGGCCGATGTGA
- a CDS encoding DUF305 domain-containing protein: MTVLSRPFLVVALLALLLSGCGASTAHNDADVAFASGMVPHHRQAVQMSDTLLAKPGIDGDVTALASRIKAEQAPEIEQMRGWLSAWGAGVETNDGGGMGGMDDGMMSAEEMNALGEADGRTAQTLYLQGMVRHHRGAVAMAQTEVAQGENADAKALAQSIITSQQAEIDQMNQLLAR; the protein is encoded by the coding sequence GTGACCGTTCTGTCCCGCCCGTTCCTCGTCGTGGCGCTGCTCGCGCTGCTCCTGTCCGGCTGCGGAGCATCGACCGCTCACAACGACGCCGACGTCGCCTTCGCGTCGGGCATGGTGCCGCACCACCGCCAGGCCGTGCAGATGAGCGACACGTTGCTCGCCAAGCCCGGGATCGACGGCGACGTCACGGCGCTGGCCAGCCGGATCAAGGCCGAGCAGGCGCCCGAGATCGAGCAGATGCGCGGCTGGCTGAGCGCGTGGGGCGCCGGGGTGGAGACGAATGACGGGGGCGGCATGGGCGGCATGGACGACGGGATGATGAGCGCGGAGGAGATGAACGCCCTCGGTGAGGCGGACGGTCGTACGGCGCAGACCCTTTACCTGCAGGGCATGGTCCGCCACCACCGGGGCGCCGTGGCGATGGCGCAGACCGAGGTCGCCCAGGGCGAGAACGCCGACGCCAAGGCGCTGGCGCAGTCGATCATCACGTCGCAGCAGGCCGAGATCGACCAGATGAACCAGCTGCTCGCCCGCTAG
- a CDS encoding DMT family transporter, which yields MTEHDQRSRFAYVCALTPLIFGTTYLLTTNFLPPDRPLLAALMRSLPTGIALVIGSKLPNRQWLVRFLILSVLWASAVFPLLFFAAYHLPGGVAAVINSLGPICVMIVAVPILGTAIRRVQLLAGALGVVGVALLVLRSNAKLDGLGILAMVAVVIMMAFGTVLMKRWGNPPGMGPIRVTGWTFLFAGITLLPFTLAFEGLPSSVTPREVGGLVYLVLISGIFAYALWFWGIGQLTAASVTFLGLLNPIMAALLGWWVLHQRLNALQLLGAALVLVSVVLGQQRRRRTTVAEPKPVAELTTPR from the coding sequence ATGACCGAGCACGACCAGCGCAGCCGCTTCGCCTACGTCTGCGCGCTCACGCCGCTGATCTTCGGCACGACCTACCTGCTGACCACGAACTTCCTGCCCCCGGACCGGCCGCTGCTCGCCGCCCTGATGCGGTCGCTGCCCACCGGCATCGCGCTGGTGATCGGGAGCAAGCTGCCGAACCGTCAGTGGCTCGTCCGCTTCCTGATCTTGTCCGTGCTGTGGGCGTCGGCCGTGTTCCCGCTGCTGTTCTTCGCGGCCTACCACCTGCCCGGCGGGGTCGCCGCGGTGATCAACTCGCTCGGACCGATCTGCGTCATGATCGTCGCCGTCCCGATCCTGGGGACGGCGATCCGGCGCGTCCAGCTGCTCGCCGGGGCGCTGGGCGTGGTCGGCGTCGCGCTGCTCGTGCTGCGTTCGAACGCCAAGCTCGACGGCCTCGGGATCCTCGCCATGGTCGCCGTCGTGATCATGATGGCGTTCGGGACCGTGCTGATGAAGCGCTGGGGCAACCCGCCCGGCATGGGGCCGATCCGGGTGACGGGCTGGACGTTCCTCTTCGCCGGGATCACGCTGCTGCCGTTCACGCTCGCGTTCGAGGGGCTGCCGAGCTCGGTCACGCCCCGGGAGGTCGGCGGCCTCGTCTACCTCGTGCTGATCAGCGGGATCTTCGCGTACGCGCTGTGGTTCTGGGGGATCGGTCAGCTCACGGCCGCGTCGGTGACGTTCCTGGGGCTGCTCAACCCGATCATGGCCGCGCTGCTCGGCTGGTGGGTGCTCCACCAGCGGCTCAACGCCCTCCAGCTGCTGGGCGCCGCCCTCGTGCTCGTCTCGGTGGTCCTGGGTCAGCAGCGCCGCCGGCGTACGACGGTCGCCGAGCCCAAACCGGTCGCCGAGCTCACCACCCCTCGCTGA
- a CDS encoding metallopeptidase family protein — MDPDPLVAVDEAQFEELVSLALDQVPPELANLMDNCVVLVEDRPPSDGPADLLGLYEGIPLTERGEFYSAVLPDRIYIFREPILAICHSYDEVVEEVHITVVHEIAHHFGIDDDRLHALGYG; from the coding sequence ATGGACCCCGACCCGCTCGTGGCCGTCGACGAGGCCCAGTTCGAGGAGCTCGTCTCGCTCGCGCTCGACCAGGTGCCGCCGGAGCTGGCGAACCTGATGGACAACTGCGTCGTCCTCGTCGAGGACCGCCCGCCGTCCGACGGTCCGGCCGACCTGCTCGGCCTGTACGAGGGCATCCCGCTGACCGAGCGCGGCGAGTTCTACTCGGCCGTCCTGCCCGACCGGATCTACATCTTCCGCGAGCCGATCCTGGCGATCTGCCACTCGTACGACGAGGTGGTCGAGGAGGTGCACATCACCGTCGTGCACGAGATCGCCCACCACTTCGGGATCGACGACGATCGGCTGCACGCGCTCGGCTACGGCTGA
- a CDS encoding ApeA N-terminal domain 1-containing protein has protein sequence MGTPHHLLPPPPPGPDMTSPSPLKLTLEPGEFDCQAELPYPDGTAARLNGRLRLSADGRPELALYGAIPAEFHINDSNGEMWQDFPQTSYRPSLQVDLVNGREVLLIDCKITFWIERALIVGTIAVVGMPGNFTGTDPWLFDGLQLQITGCDAVIAPSPLAQVKQPQTKEINKPFEWAVIERLPRETVSADNDAEVSSGWHNSFSFPNGYQHRVAFSPVIDVNLQQPVDLPTLAKQWIHPLHRIIGLSTGRDEKITYLGLRPTGNEDRVLQAFGVNLVQQPYAADHNEIMRTRRAFQCYGDDNPTLLQLCRGWQQAEAGDHPLIATLAAFMFLPRLQPRPRFLLLVQALEGMHGHEHAGAIADREEQHLKERGAALAAVKTADFDPAVRKFIKDNLSKRPITSLEPALRSAVETLPDDLGPRLADLALVDEVKASDDKVKNWAEALRVVRNGLSHGSRTWPAHLLAPAADLLDQIARAHLMRVIGCTTNALHTVLNPDA, from the coding sequence GTGGGGACGCCGCACCATCTTCTTCCGCCGCCGCCCCCAGGACCTGACATGACAAGCCCGAGCCCGCTCAAGCTGACTCTCGAGCCCGGCGAGTTCGACTGCCAGGCTGAACTGCCCTATCCCGACGGCACCGCCGCCCGGCTCAACGGCCGCCTCCGGCTCTCCGCGGACGGGCGGCCCGAACTCGCCCTCTACGGCGCCATCCCGGCCGAGTTCCACATCAACGACAGCAACGGCGAGATGTGGCAGGACTTCCCGCAGACCAGCTACCGCCCCAGCCTCCAGGTCGATCTGGTCAACGGCCGCGAGGTACTGCTGATCGACTGCAAGATCACCTTCTGGATCGAACGAGCCCTGATCGTCGGCACGATCGCCGTCGTCGGGATGCCCGGGAACTTCACCGGCACCGACCCCTGGCTGTTCGACGGCCTCCAGCTTCAGATCACCGGCTGCGACGCCGTCATCGCGCCGTCACCGCTGGCCCAGGTGAAGCAGCCGCAGACCAAGGAGATCAACAAGCCGTTTGAATGGGCCGTCATCGAACGGCTCCCGCGCGAGACCGTCTCCGCCGACAACGACGCCGAGGTGTCGTCCGGCTGGCACAACTCGTTCTCATTCCCCAACGGCTACCAGCACAGGGTCGCATTCAGCCCGGTCATCGACGTCAATCTGCAGCAGCCCGTCGACCTACCCACCCTCGCCAAGCAGTGGATCCACCCGCTGCACCGCATCATCGGGCTCTCCACCGGTCGGGACGAGAAGATCACCTACCTCGGCCTGCGCCCGACCGGAAACGAGGACCGCGTTCTCCAGGCGTTCGGGGTGAACCTTGTCCAGCAGCCCTACGCCGCGGACCACAACGAGATCATGCGCACCAGGCGTGCCTTCCAGTGCTACGGCGACGACAACCCAACGCTGCTGCAGCTCTGTCGTGGATGGCAGCAGGCCGAGGCCGGCGACCACCCGCTGATCGCCACCCTGGCCGCGTTCATGTTCTTGCCCCGCCTCCAGCCCAGGCCGCGGTTCCTGCTGCTCGTTCAGGCCCTCGAGGGCATGCACGGGCACGAGCATGCCGGCGCGATCGCCGACCGTGAGGAGCAGCACCTCAAGGAACGAGGCGCGGCCCTCGCCGCAGTCAAGACGGCCGACTTCGACCCGGCGGTGAGAAAGTTCATCAAGGACAACCTGTCCAAACGGCCGATCACCAGCCTCGAGCCCGCGCTCCGCAGCGCCGTCGAGACGCTGCCCGACGACCTCGGGCCACGGCTGGCTGACCTCGCACTCGTCGACGAGGTGAAGGCCAGCGACGACAAGGTGAAGAACTGGGCCGAGGCCCTGCGTGTCGTCCGTAACGGCCTCTCCCACGGCAGCCGCACCTGGCCGGCTCATCTCCTTGCGCCCGCCGCAGACCTACTCGACCAGATCGCCCGCGCGCACCTCATGCGGGTCATCGGCTGCACAACCAACGCCCTGCACACCGTGCTGAACCCCGACGCCTGA
- a CDS encoding DnaJ family domain-containing protein: protein MARWWGAQPGTRVESIAERKIREAMERGEFDDLPGQGQPLKLGDRDPDWWVKGLLERENLRMPLPTSLQLRREAREIDETVADCRTEGAVRDVVEALNDRILDSHRRRVDGPPVVTATLDVDAVVARWRERRRG, encoded by the coding sequence GTGGCGAGATGGTGGGGAGCCCAGCCCGGCACACGCGTGGAGTCCATAGCCGAGCGAAAGATCCGCGAGGCGATGGAGCGGGGCGAGTTCGACGACCTGCCCGGCCAGGGGCAGCCGCTCAAGCTCGGCGACCGCGACCCGGACTGGTGGGTCAAGGGGCTGCTCGAGCGCGAGAACCTGCGCATGCCACTGCCCACCTCGCTCCAGCTCCGGCGCGAGGCCCGGGAGATCGACGAGACGGTCGCCGACTGCCGGACGGAGGGCGCCGTACGCGACGTCGTCGAGGCCCTGAACGACCGCATCCTCGACTCCCACCGCCGTCGCGTGGACGGCCCGCCGGTGGTGACCGCGACGCTCGACGTCGACGCCGTGGTGGCCCGTTGGCGGGAGCGCCGCAGGGGCTGA
- a CDS encoding mycothiol-dependent nitroreductase Rv2466c family protein: MTAAADINFYFDPVCPFAWMTSKWIRVVQRQRSYTVDWRFISLRRINAHLDYDTHFPPEYEAQHTAGLRLLRVASAAREQHGRDAVGPLYAALGARVFETAPDEGRTPGWQSGPELVAAALTEAGLPVSLADALDDAARDDGIRAESDEALALTGTDVGTPIIHVEPPHGVAFFGPVISRLPDEAQAAELWDHVIGLARFPGFTELKRSLREQPQLPSFGVPADEVGATEDWHAGSRRLKR, encoded by the coding sequence ATGACCGCAGCGGCCGACATCAACTTCTACTTCGACCCGGTCTGCCCGTTCGCCTGGATGACGAGCAAGTGGATCCGGGTCGTGCAGAGGCAGCGCAGCTACACCGTCGACTGGCGCTTCATCTCGCTGCGCCGCATCAACGCCCACCTCGACTACGACACGCACTTCCCGCCCGAGTACGAGGCCCAGCACACCGCCGGACTCCGCCTCCTCCGGGTGGCGTCGGCCGCCCGGGAGCAGCACGGGCGCGACGCGGTCGGACCGTTGTACGCGGCCCTCGGGGCGAGGGTCTTCGAGACAGCTCCCGACGAGGGGCGCACCCCCGGCTGGCAGTCGGGGCCGGAGCTGGTCGCTGCCGCGCTCACCGAGGCCGGGCTGCCTGTCTCGCTCGCCGACGCCCTCGACGACGCAGCCAGAGACGACGGGATCCGGGCGGAGTCGGACGAGGCGCTGGCGCTGACCGGCACGGACGTCGGGACGCCGATCATCCACGTCGAGCCGCCGCACGGCGTCGCCTTCTTCGGCCCGGTGATCAGCCGGCTGCCCGACGAGGCGCAGGCCGCCGAGCTGTGGGACCACGTCATCGGTCTGGCTCGGTTCCCCGGCTTCACCGAGCTCAAGCGCAGCCTCCGCGAGCAACCCCAGCTGCCGTCGTTCGGCGTCCCGGCGGACGAGGTGGGCGCGACCGAGGACTGGCACGCTGGAAGCCGCCGCCTGAAGCGCTAG
- a CDS encoding SH3 domain-containing protein produces the protein MRSTLIRAVLVAVLSITTTIGLMSSGVATASTPVTSTTELNVRAKPSTSAKIVGALHRGQTVKSTSESNGWTKITFKGKTAYVSSRYVTKGEDQPAGDDVGKGETRTTTTQVNLREGPGLTEDVITVLDEGTEVTQTGKTSKGWTEVTVDSENGWVSTQYLTDAKDGLPEVTGTRKATADLSVRATSDEDSKVIGLARKGSKVSITGTTKNSRAQIIYDGAVGWVLAKYLSNGDTDEPTAPPLPAVTGSRYATADLTIRTTSGSDFKDLGDIPEGTKLSITGVTENKRAQIIWDGAVRWVTAQYLSKTKPSSGGGSTAGSTKGLKPNGVKVLNAVRKNFPQIKTIGTVRPDALPDHPSGRALDLMIPNYKSKAGKQLGHNLSRWLQKNQKDLGINYIIWDQHIWNVQRSSQGWRSMASRGSDSANHKNHVHVTVLAKGYAPI, from the coding sequence ATGCGTTCGACCCTGATTCGCGCCGTCCTGGTCGCGGTCCTCTCCATCACCACGACCATCGGTCTGATGAGCTCTGGCGTCGCGACCGCGAGCACGCCGGTCACCTCGACGACCGAGCTGAACGTGCGCGCGAAGCCGAGCACCAGCGCCAAGATCGTCGGCGCGCTGCACCGCGGGCAGACGGTGAAGTCGACCAGCGAGAGCAACGGCTGGACCAAGATCACCTTCAAGGGCAAGACCGCGTACGTCTCCAGCCGCTACGTCACGAAGGGCGAGGACCAGCCGGCCGGGGACGACGTCGGCAAGGGCGAGACCCGGACGACGACCACGCAGGTCAACCTCCGCGAGGGGCCGGGGCTGACCGAGGACGTCATCACCGTCCTCGACGAGGGCACCGAGGTCACCCAGACCGGCAAGACCTCCAAGGGCTGGACCGAGGTCACGGTCGACTCGGAGAACGGCTGGGTCAGCACCCAGTACCTGACCGACGCCAAGGACGGCCTGCCCGAGGTCACCGGCACCCGCAAGGCGACGGCGGACCTGAGCGTGCGGGCCACGAGCGACGAGGACAGCAAGGTCATCGGGCTCGCCCGTAAGGGCAGCAAGGTCTCGATCACGGGGACGACCAAGAACTCCCGCGCCCAGATCATCTACGACGGCGCCGTCGGCTGGGTCCTGGCGAAGTACCTGTCGAACGGCGACACCGACGAGCCCACCGCGCCGCCCCTGCCCGCCGTCACCGGCTCCCGTTACGCCACGGCCGACCTGACCATCCGCACGACCAGCGGCAGCGACTTCAAGGACCTCGGCGACATCCCCGAGGGCACGAAGCTCAGCATCACCGGCGTCACCGAGAACAAGCGGGCCCAGATCATCTGGGACGGCGCCGTCCGCTGGGTCACGGCCCAGTACCTGTCGAAGACGAAGCCCTCCAGCGGCGGCGGCAGCACCGCCGGCTCGACCAAGGGCCTGAAGCCGAACGGCGTCAAGGTGCTGAACGCGGTGCGCAAGAACTTCCCGCAGATCAAGACGATCGGCACGGTGCGCCCCGACGCTCTGCCGGACCACCCGTCGGGCCGCGCCCTGGACCTGATGATCCCGAACTACAAGTCGAAGGCGGGCAAGCAGCTCGGCCACAACCTCTCCCGCTGGCTCCAGAAGAACCAGAAGGACCTCGGCATCAACTACATCATCTGGGACCAGCACATCTGGAACGTGCAGCGCAGCAGCCAGGGCTGGCGTTCCATGGCCAGCCGCGGCAGCGACAGCGCCAACCACAAGAACCACGTCCACGTCACGGTGCTGGCCAAGGGGTACGCGCCGATCTGA
- a CDS encoding YidH family protein: protein MTEGDRRWPRSLYGVGSEPDPRFTFANERTFLAWIRTGLGFLAAGVAIAAVAGLNDRLSLEIRVASLLLVVCGLACAIGAWSRWIQSERAMREGRALPSSPLLLVLVGVVVVVALVAVAVLVLG from the coding sequence GTGACCGAGGGTGACCGGCGCTGGCCGCGCAGCCTGTACGGGGTGGGCTCCGAGCCCGACCCGCGGTTCACGTTCGCGAACGAGCGCACGTTCCTGGCCTGGATCCGGACGGGGCTCGGCTTCCTCGCCGCCGGCGTCGCCATCGCCGCGGTCGCCGGGCTGAACGACCGGCTGAGCCTCGAGATCCGCGTCGCTTCCCTGCTGCTCGTCGTGTGCGGGCTGGCCTGTGCGATCGGTGCGTGGAGCCGGTGGATCCAGAGCGAGCGCGCGATGCGCGAGGGACGCGCGCTGCCGTCGTCCCCGCTGCTGCTCGTGCTGGTCGGTGTCGTCGTGGTCGTCGCGCTGGTCGCCGTCGCCGTGCTCGTCCTCGGCTGA
- a CDS encoding mycothiol transferase, whose translation MAETEAAPPWEPPLSGTEVEHLLGALDRQRATFRWKADGRGRAGLTTTVGASTVTLGGLLKHLALVEDVQSTVKLTGEPLGEPWTSMPGMDGPHLEWTAADDEPAFLYALYDAAVERSRARFAAAVADGGLNQRVHLGSDQGLVTSLRRLLFDLLEEYGRHTGHADLLSEAVDGRVGEDPPPDWVPVGAVDDGEGHEPAVPRFEQRRMLGATSRAVDLTGAEFTYVDLDGATFRGANLRRVTISGSDLVDVTITAGDLENVVINDVDVVPLVDAELDRRDPERPLVHPSDADGFRRGWDLLERRWAETVARARALPPERLHDSVEGEWSFVQTLRHLVFATQSWVGRGVLGDPTPWHPLALPWDEAPDDWNLPRDREVRPNLDEVLAVRAESQAMVRRVLDDLTDAQLDTVPEVVVDGPWPPAGETVRQCLSVVLDEEYAHRLFAERDLALLESRPSGDV comes from the coding sequence ATGGCCGAGACCGAGGCAGCACCACCCTGGGAACCGCCGCTGAGTGGCACCGAGGTCGAGCACCTGCTCGGTGCGCTCGACCGGCAGCGGGCGACGTTCCGGTGGAAGGCCGACGGACGCGGGCGGGCCGGTCTGACGACGACGGTAGGCGCCTCGACCGTGACGCTCGGCGGGCTGCTCAAGCACCTCGCGCTGGTCGAGGACGTGCAGTCCACGGTCAAGCTGACCGGTGAACCGCTCGGCGAGCCCTGGACGTCCATGCCCGGGATGGACGGGCCCCACCTCGAGTGGACGGCGGCTGACGACGAGCCCGCCTTCCTCTACGCGCTCTACGACGCCGCGGTCGAGCGGAGCCGCGCACGCTTCGCTGCCGCCGTCGCTGACGGCGGCCTAAACCAGCGGGTGCACCTCGGCTCCGACCAGGGCCTGGTGACGAGCCTGCGCCGGCTGCTCTTCGATCTGCTCGAGGAGTACGGCCGCCACACCGGCCACGCGGACCTGCTCAGCGAGGCCGTCGACGGACGGGTGGGGGAGGACCCGCCGCCCGACTGGGTGCCGGTCGGGGCGGTCGACGACGGCGAGGGGCACGAGCCCGCCGTGCCCCGGTTCGAGCAGCGCCGGATGCTCGGGGCCACGTCCCGGGCGGTCGACCTGACGGGCGCCGAGTTCACGTACGTCGACCTCGACGGGGCGACGTTCCGGGGCGCGAACCTCCGCCGCGTCACCATCAGCGGCTCCGACCTGGTGGACGTGACGATCACCGCCGGTGATCTCGAGAACGTGGTGATCAACGACGTCGACGTGGTCCCGCTCGTCGACGCCGAGCTCGACCGCCGCGACCCCGAGCGGCCGCTCGTGCACCCGAGCGACGCCGACGGCTTCCGGCGGGGGTGGGACCTGCTCGAGCGGCGCTGGGCCGAGACGGTCGCCCGCGCCCGGGCTCTCCCGCCCGAACGCCTTCACGACTCGGTGGAAGGGGAGTGGTCGTTCGTCCAGACGCTGCGCCACCTCGTCTTCGCGACCCAGTCCTGGGTCGGCCGTGGCGTGCTCGGCGACCCGACTCCGTGGCACCCGCTCGCGCTGCCCTGGGACGAGGCGCCGGACGACTGGAACCTGCCGCGCGACCGCGAGGTCCGGCCGAACCTCGACGAGGTGCTCGCGGTCCGCGCCGAGAGCCAGGCGATGGTGCGACGCGTGCTCGACGACCTCACCGACGCGCAGCTCGACACCGTGCCGGAGGTCGTGGTCGACGGCCCCTGGCCGCCGGCGGGCGAGACCGTCCGGCAGTGCCTCAGCGTGGTGCTGGACGAGGAGTACGCCCACCGCCTGTTCGCCGAGCGCGACCTCGCTCTGCTCGAGTCCCGCCCGTCGGGTGACGTCTAG
- a CDS encoding nuclear transport factor 2 family protein, whose translation MATIEDLMHANLFEVFGERDADRRMEAVRRTYAADVHFSDPDDAVSGHEAVSAKAQGILDSSPGFVFTAVGPARVNHDLGYLAWGFGPAGQPPVVQGVDIALVEDGLIKKIYTLLLGD comes from the coding sequence ATGGCCACGATCGAGGACCTCATGCACGCCAACCTCTTCGAGGTGTTCGGCGAACGGGACGCCGACCGGCGGATGGAGGCCGTGCGGCGGACGTACGCGGCCGACGTCCACTTCTCCGACCCGGACGACGCCGTCTCCGGTCACGAGGCCGTCAGCGCGAAGGCCCAGGGGATCCTCGACTCCTCGCCGGGCTTCGTCTTCACCGCCGTCGGCCCGGCCCGCGTCAACCACGACCTCGGCTACCTGGCCTGGGGCTTCGGCCCGGCGGGGCAGCCACCCGTGGTGCAGGGCGTCGACATCGCCCTCGTCGAGGACGGGCTGATCAAGAAGATCTACACGCTGCTGCTGGGCGACTGA
- a CDS encoding helix-turn-helix transcriptional regulator, with the protein MPGDVERLLTIVELSEMLGIPVDTLYGWRHRGEGPQGYRIGRHVRYRRSTVEVWLEGRLDPARR; encoded by the coding sequence GTGCCGGGTGACGTCGAGCGTCTGCTCACGATCGTCGAGCTGTCCGAGATGCTCGGCATCCCCGTCGACACCCTGTACGGCTGGCGCCACCGTGGCGAGGGGCCACAGGGCTACCGCATCGGCCGGCACGTGCGCTACCGGCGCTCCACCGTCGAAGTCTGGCTCGAGGGACGGCTCGACCCAGCCCGGCGTTGA